The Hujiaoplasma nucleasis DNA window CTTTAGGTAATTTATCTCTAAATTCATGATAGTATTCAGATAAACTTAAGAAACCTTTATAAAGTCTATCTAAGTCTTTTTTACTTGTTCCTATTGTGACTATGGCAAGAATAATATGAGATTCAGCTAATTCTAACTGAATATTATATTTTTCTTTCATCAACTGATATACTTCAAATCCAGATAATCCTAACTCAGATACTTTAATAATGATTTTTGTCTCATCAAAATCAAAACATCCTTTTTTCTTCATGTATTCTTTGTCTACAACAGTAATACCAGGAATATTTTTCATTCTCTCTCTTGTTTCATGAGCCATATCAAGAATTTTTCCTATTTTTTCTTCGCCCTTAAAATACATAGTTTTTCTAGCTACATCTATACTAGCCATTAAAAGAGAAGATGGAGATGTTGATTGCAACATATTCAATGTCGCTCTTAATTTTTGGTGATTAATACGTTTTCCTTGTGTTAATATCACTGAAGATTGAGTAAATGATCCTGCTGTCTTATGCATAGATGTGGCCGCGATATCTGCGCCAGCTTCCATGGCTGAAAGAGGCATTTTTTGTGAAAAATAAAACTGAGCACCATGAGCTTCATCTACCATTACAATGATGTCGTTCTCATGAGCTAAATCAGTTATTTTTTTTAAGTCAGAAATGACTCCAAAATAAGTAGGGTTAATCACAAAAACAGCAACAGCATCAGGATGATCTTTAATGGCTTTTTCCACTGATCCATAAGTAATATCATTAGCAATACCTAGATCTTGATCAATATTAGGTTTAATAAAAATAGGTACAGCACCTGATAATATTAAACCATTAATCACTGATTTATGAACGTTTCTAGGTAATATGATTTTATCATTTGCCTTACAAACTGACATAATCATAGCTAAAATACCAGTGGTAGTTCCATTGGTGAGAAAATATGATTTTTCAGCATGACAAGCATCCGCCATAAGATTTTCAGCATCTCTAATGACGCCTGTTGGTTTATTTAAATGATCTAATCCAATAGGTGAATTTGAATCCAGCAAATAGGTTCTTTTTCCTACATATCTAATAAGATCATTATCGATTTTACCAAGCTTATGACCTGGCACATCAAATGGAGCTACACGAGATTTACCGTATTCTTTTAGTTTTGTGAAAAATGGTGTTTTTACATGTTTGTTATTAATCATTGACATTCCCTTCTTTTTATTGTTTCAATAACAAAATAATAACATAAATTTGTTATTTTTCAATTAAAAAAGACTTTTGTATACTATAAAAATAAAAATTTTATGTTATTATTACTTTTTCGTATTCGGATTGCCTTTATTATTTAATTTATAATCAAAGATTATGATGAAAGGATACCTTGTTTATGTTAAAATAGTTTGGGGTGTGACTATGGAAAAATATAGAAAAAAACTAGATACTATTGATCAAAAAATGAAAGAGTTGTTTCTTGAAAGAATGGAAGTTGTTATAGAAATTGCGAAATATAAAAAGCAACATAATTTACCAGTAGAAGATCAATCAAGAGAAAATCAAATGTTCCAAGAATTATTTGTTAATGATCCAATTTTAAAAGATTTGTATACAAAATTTTTATTAGAAATTATTGCAGTGTCTAAGATATATCAAGAGACGCTGATGAAGGAGGAATAAATGAAATTTATAGATTTAAGAAGTGATACCGTTACAAGCCCAACAAACGAAATGCGTAAAGCTATGATGGAAGCCGCTGTAGGAGATGATGTTTTTAGTGATGATCCAACCATGAATGAGCTAGAAGCCTTAGTTGCTAAGACTTTAGGAAAAGAAGCGGGTGTTTTTATTCCCTCGGGCACTTTTTCAAATCAATTGGCTTTGTTTACTCATTGTCAACAAGGACAAGAAGTCATTGTAGATCAATTTGCACATATAGTTCAACATGAATCTGGAGCTTCACCTATATTATCTGGAGTCCAGTTATTCACTTTAGAAAGTGATTTGGGTATATGGGATTTAAATAAGTTAGATAAAATGATTAAGAAAAGAAGTATTTCATCGACAGAAACTAAATTAATATGTATCGAGAATGCTTATAATGGTAGAGCTTTACCTCTAGATTATTTTGAAAAAGTTAAAAATATAGCGGATAAACACCAAGTCAAAGTCCATCTAGATGGAGCAAGAATTTTTAATGCAGCCCTTGCTTTAGATGTTCAAGTTAAAGAAATTGCCAAGTACGCTGATACGGTTAGTGTTTGCCTTTCTAAAGGCTTATGTGCGCCAGTAGGTTCAGTATTGGTTGGACCTAAAGATTTTATTGATCAAGCGAGAATGAAAAGAAAAATCATGGGTGGTGGTATGAGGCAAGTTGGGATATTAGCAGCTGCAGGAATCATCGCAGTGGAAAAGATGTCAAAAAGACTTCATATAGATCATGAAAATGCTGCATACATGGAATCTTTATTAGAAGAAATTCCCCGTATAATCATTGATAAAAGACAAAGAGACATCAATATGGTTTTCTTTGATATTGAAGATAATAGAAAACATAATTTACAAGACTATATGTTTAAAAATGGCGTAAAAATATTAGAATATGAAAACGGATTTAGGTTTGTTGCTCATAAAGATATAGATAAAAAAGAAATCAAAATAGCTATAAATTTAGTAAAGGATTTTTTTCAATAACAAGTGTTATTGTTTCTTGAAAAAAGGCTTGGTTTGATATTTTGATTGTGTTATAATACTTTTGTTCATTATGAAAATAAATAAAATGGAGGATAGATAATGATTTTTCACAAAGCAAAAGGGTTACAAATTGATGGAAAAAAAGAACTTTGTAAGAAAAGTCCTTTAGTGGATTATTTGAATCCAAACACAGTTTATATCCCGTTGGTTCATAGAAATTTAAAGCTTGAACCTAAAGTCAATGTCGGAGACTTAGTAAAAATCGGTCAAGTTATAGCTGAAGTCACAGGCTACGGTTCTTTTATTTCACATGCATCTGTGAGTGGTGAAGTAAAATCGATAAAAAAAGTATGGCATGCTAGCGGTAAAATGGTAGATGCTATTGAAATTGAGAATGATCATAAAAATACTTTAGATGATCAAATTCAAGAAAGAAAAAATGTTAATGAATTAAGTAGAGAAGAATTGATTGACATCATGAAAAATGCTGGGTTAACCGGTTTAGGTGGGGCTGGATTTCCTACCTATATTAAATATCAAACCAAATCTAAGATTGATACAGTCATTATTAATGCTGTAGAATGCGAACCTTATTTAACATCGGATTATCAATTTATTATTAAATTCCCGGAAAAAATGTTAAAAGGTGCAACTTATATGATGAGAGCAGCAGAAGCTGATGAAGTCGTTGTTGCATACAAAGCCTATAATCAAAAAATTGAGGATGAATTAAATAAGTTAACAGATAAGTATCCTCATGTAAAATTATCACCAATGAAGGATGTATATCCTGCAGGTTGGGAAAAATATATAGTTGAACAAGTCACTGGAAAAACATATACTGGTTTACCTGCAGAAGCTGGAGTTATTATGAACAATGCAGCAACAGCTATAGTATTTGCTGATGCAGTTGAACAAAATATTCCATTAATTTCAAGACCTGTAAGTATTACTGGAGAAGGCATAAAAGAACCTAAAACTTTCTTAGTGCCTCTTGGAACTAAAGTAGCTGAACTTATTAATCAATGTGGCGGATACATTGATGGCTTAGATCCTTTACAAGCTAATTACATCGCGGGTGGACCTATGACAGGCCGTGCGATTTTTATTGATGACTTAATTGTTAATGATACTTTAGGTGCTGTAATTATTAAACCGTTTAAAACTTGGGATTATCCTGAGTGTTTGGGTTGTGGAAAATGTGCAGATGTTTGTCCTGTATATTTAACACCTACGGAAATTAAAAAAGCATTTGATAGAAAAGATGTGAAATTATTAGGATTATTAGATGCTAATAAATGTATTGAATGTGGATTATGCTCATATGTATGCCCATCTCACATTGAAATTACTGAAGCTGTTGGTAAGGGAAAAGACTTACTAAGGAAAGGAGCTAAATAATGGCAAGATTTGCTGGCGGAAAAGCCCCATTCTTAAGAATATCTGACCAAGGAAAAAACACCAATACCATCATGAGAGATTTCATGATTGCTCTATTGCCTGTAATATTGTTCTCTTGGTATAAGAATGGTATTCAAGTTTACATGGATGGAAATATCAATTTCTTTGAAATGCTATATCCATTATTATTAATCCTTTTAGGTGGATTTTTATCTGTTCTTATGGAAGCTATTTTCTTTTATATCACAGATAAAGAACATCGTTCTTTCTCAGATGTCAAAAAGAAATTAGGAACATCATATGCAGCTATACCTGGTTTAATATTAGGATTGTTATTACCGGTTTATACCCCAATATGGGTATTAATGGTTGCGGCATTTATGGCAACAATAGTAGGTAAAATGTTATTTGGTGGATTCGGTCATAATGTCTTTAATCCTGCATTGTTAGGGTATGCTGTAGTTGGATTTACATTATCAGGTTTTATAAATGATGCTGGTGGCGTTTTAAACGGATCTGAAGTATTTATTGATTCTTATGCTGGAGCAACTCCTCTTGGAGTTTTAGCACAATTTAGAAATAGTGGAAATCCATTCACTTATCAAGCGCTTGTTGAACCTTATGGTAATTTATGGAACTTCTTTATTGGCACCATACCTGGTGCTCTAGGTGAAACTTCTGCCTTAGCAATCTTACTTGGTGGCATTTACCTAGCAGTTCGTAAAATTATTAAATGGTATACACCTGTTGTTTATATCGGTACAGTATTTGTTTTATCTTGGTTTATTGGAATGATTGCTGGAGATGCTGGTTTATGGTTCCCAACATATTCAATTTTATCTGGTGGTGTATTCTTTGCGGCTGTCTTTATGATTACTGAGCCAGTCACCACACCTACCAATTCACTAGGTAAAATAATATTTGCATTATTCTTAGGGGTTCTAACAGTATTATTTAGATTTGTTGGTAACTTACCTGAAGGTGTTGGTACTTCATTAATATTAATGAATATATTCGCAATCCCAATTGATACATATTCTGCGATTATTAGAACTAAAGGGTTTAAGAAAACAACAATTCCTTATGCATCCGTTCTTGCAGGTATCTTATTAATACTATTAGTTTATACACTGATTGCTTCAAAGAATTTATACACAGCTTTATTACCAATCCTAAGTACATGGGGGGTAATGTAATATGAAACAATTTTTTAATAAAAACGGAATGGTCTTAACTTTATCAGCAATTTTACTTGTTATCTTTGTATTTGGTGGAATGTATTCAAGATACATGTCTACTCAATTAGATTCACATATTGAAGAATACGAACAAGAACAAGCTGAAAAAGAAGCTGAAGAAGCTTTAAGAAAATATCGTCAATCATTAATAGACTTAGTAGATAATGGCGTAGAGTTACAAGACTATACTTCAAGCCAAGTAGAACGATTATATGCCACACCTGAAACAGGCGTTGAATATCAACCACAACTAATAGAAGCTTATCAAGTTTTAAATGATAGTGATCAAGCCATTGCAGTTGTATATGTTATTGAAACCATTGGCCGTTCGGAAGGTGTTAGAGTCGCATACTCTATTTCACTTGAAACTGATCAAGTAACGGATATAGTTGTTGTTTCTCATAATGAAACTACTCAAGTAGAAAATGATTACTATAATTTATTGGATGAAAATTTCTTCAATCAATTTAATAACTTAGATTTTAATGTGGTTGAACTAGGTTTTGACTCAGTATCAGGTGCTACATCTTCATCAGAAGCATTTGAAACCGGTTTAAACTACGCTAGAGTTTTATATGCAAATGATTTTGACTTTGAAATTCCTCAACCAACAATTGAATTTGTATTCAATTCAATGGTGTTTAATTATGACTTATCTACAATTACAAGTTTTGAATTGGTTGCAGATGTTAGCTTTGATGGTGGAAATAAACAAGCTTTAATCGGATTCGATACTGCTTATAATTTTGTTCAAGTATTGCAAGGTGACACATTAACTGAAGATGAACAATTGGCTTTTGCATCTCAAGCTGAAGCAGCAAGTACAATTACTGAAATGGTAGAAGTTCTTGCTTATGATGATGATAACCAAGTTATTACGATAAAGGTCTTTGGCTTTAATAAAAATGGTATCACATTGGATGTTCAACTGAATGCATCTGGTACTTCAGTGACAAGTATTTCAATGGTTTCAACCAGTGAAAACTACGACTCTGAATATTATGGTGGTTATGATGGAGATCCTGCACCCGCAGTAGAAGATGCATATATTAATGAGTTTAATACGAATGGAACTGTTTTAGATGCTGTAGCTGGAGCAACAAGAACTTCTGAAGCTATGACGGCTGCTGTTGAGTGGGCTAAAAACTTTGGTGCTTCAAGCGGTGTAGTTGATGTTAGTGTAGATGCTTTTGATTTTAACTATGATTTAACAACACTTGTAGATTATCCATTTGTAGCTGATATCACTTTTGATTCAGATAAACAAGCAACTATTTTAGTAGGTGCTGATTATAATTATGGCGGTTTAGTATCTGGTATTGAACCTGGTCAAGATGTTATTAATGCTTTAACTGATCCACTAGAAGCTGCTAACTCAATTGATGATATGGTCGATATTATTTCTTATGATTCTACAAATCATACAATTGAGATCCTTGTTTTTGGTTTTAATAGAGACGGTATAACCTTATTAGCACAACTAAACAACGATGAATCACTTGTTGAATCTGTATCTATAGTTACAACTAAAGAAAATTATGATTCTGAGTACTATGGTGGTTATGATGGCGATCCTGCTCCTGCAGTGGAAAACGGATTTATCAATCAATATAATACTGATGGTACAATTATTGATGGAGTAGCTGGCGCAACTAGAACTTCAAATGCCATGACAGCTGCTTTAGAATGGTTAAATACATTCATGAATGGAGGTAACTAAGATGAATAAAGGTTTAATTTCAGGATTAGTTTTACTGACATTAGGATTAGTTTGTGGATTATTATTGGCTGTTGTCAATGGATTCACTGAAGAAAGAATTGAACAAGAAGAACTAAGATTAAAATTTGAAGCTATTGAAGAGTTTTATACTATCAGTGAATATACTTTAGATTTAGTAGAACTCGGTGGTGGAGAAAGTATTTATGTTTTAAGAAAAGCTGATGTGATCGAACATTTAGTGTATTCTTTGAAAGCACAAGGTTATGGTGATGAAGTTGAAATGTTGGTGGCAGTTAATAGTGACCTATCTATTGAAGGTTATACCGTCACATATCAAAATGAATCGCCTGGTATTGGAACGAAAATTGTTGGTAACGATTTTAATTATTCACAAGCAACTGACTTATCAACATTTGATTCTATCTCTGGAGCAACTGTTTCTTCAACCGCTGTAAAGACAATTTTTACTGAAGTTGCTGATAGGGTAGAAGCTGACTTTGGAGGTGCTTTAAATGAATAAAAGTGAAAATTTCTTAAAAGGTTTATTCAAAGAAAATCCATTATTTGTTGGGTTATTAGGAATGTGTCCATCACTTGCAGTGACAACATCAGTTGAAAATGCATTAGGGATGACCATCGCAGTTGTCTTTGTTTTAGTATTATCAAATTTATTGATTTCTTTAATAATGAGTAATAAAAAATTAGCTGAGCTTGTCAAACCAGTTAGAATTCCAGTTTACATTGTTGTTATCGCAACACTAGTTACTGTAGTTGAAATGTTAATGCATGCTTATTTAATTAGTTTGTATAAATCATTAGGTATTTTTATTCCTTTAATCGTTGTAAACTGTATTATCTTGGGTAGAGCAGAAGCCTTTGCTTCAGAAAACAAACCTATGGATTCTATGATTGATGGATTGGGAATGGCTTTAGGATTTGGTTTGGCTATTTTTACAGTAAGTATTTTTAGAGAGTTCTTAGGTACTGGCTTATTAACTATTTGGGGAGATTTACAAATTAACTTAAATTTCATATTTGATTTCTTGAGAATCAGCCCAATTGGCATGTTTACTCAACCTGCCGGCGCCTTTATTACTTTAGGATTTATCCTTGCAACGTTAGCTGCTGTTCAAGCAAGCAAACAAGCAAAAAACCAAGCAAAGGAAGTGAAAGCAAATGTCTAATCTAATAGCACTAGCCTTTTCAGCCTTTATTTTACAAAACATAATTTTAACTCAATTTTTAGGAATATGTCCTTTCATTGGAGTATCTACTAAAAGAAGTTCTGCATTAGGAATGGGCATGGCTGTTATTTTTGTTATGTTGATTTCTTCAACAGTCACTTGGTTCTTATATCACCAAGTATTAGTTAATTTAGAAATGACATATATGAGAACCATTGTCTTTATCTTAGTTATTGCTGCTTTAGTACAAATGGTTGAAACTTTCTTGAAGAAAGTCTCACCAGCCCTATACAAAGCCCTAGGTATTT harbors:
- a CDS encoding aminotransferase class I/II-fold pyridoxal phosphate-dependent enzyme encodes the protein MINNKHVKTPFFTKLKEYGKSRVAPFDVPGHKLGKIDNDLIRYVGKRTYLLDSNSPIGLDHLNKPTGVIRDAENLMADACHAEKSYFLTNGTTTGILAMIMSVCKANDKIILPRNVHKSVINGLILSGAVPIFIKPNIDQDLGIANDITYGSVEKAIKDHPDAVAVFVINPTYFGVISDLKKITDLAHENDIIVMVDEAHGAQFYFSQKMPLSAMEAGADIAATSMHKTAGSFTQSSVILTQGKRINHQKLRATLNMLQSTSPSSLLMASIDVARKTMYFKGEEKIGKILDMAHETRERMKNIPGITVVDKEYMKKKGCFDFDETKIIIKVSELGLSGFEVYQLMKEKYNIQLELAESHIILAIVTIGTSKKDLDRLYKGFLSLSEYYHEFRDKLPKVEFEYMFPETYSRPRDAYHAPKLIVSLDDAVNEVAGESVMIYPPGIPIVIPGEVITQDVIDDIKFYSNKSKALHSDLEDAMITIVDKENWEKYSEENNEL
- a CDS encoding chorismate mutase — its product is MEKYRKKLDTIDQKMKELFLERMEVVIEIAKYKKQHNLPVEDQSRENQMFQELFVNDPILKDLYTKFLLEIIAVSKIYQETLMKEE
- the ltaE gene encoding low-specificity L-threonine aldolase, yielding MKFIDLRSDTVTSPTNEMRKAMMEAAVGDDVFSDDPTMNELEALVAKTLGKEAGVFIPSGTFSNQLALFTHCQQGQEVIVDQFAHIVQHESGASPILSGVQLFTLESDLGIWDLNKLDKMIKKRSISSTETKLICIENAYNGRALPLDYFEKVKNIADKHQVKVHLDGARIFNAALALDVQVKEIAKYADTVSVCLSKGLCAPVGSVLVGPKDFIDQARMKRKIMGGGMRQVGILAAAGIIAVEKMSKRLHIDHENAAYMESLLEEIPRIIIDKRQRDINMVFFDIEDNRKHNLQDYMFKNGVKILEYENGFRFVAHKDIDKKEIKIAINLVKDFFQ
- a CDS encoding RnfABCDGE type electron transport complex subunit C is translated as MIFHKAKGLQIDGKKELCKKSPLVDYLNPNTVYIPLVHRNLKLEPKVNVGDLVKIGQVIAEVTGYGSFISHASVSGEVKSIKKVWHASGKMVDAIEIENDHKNTLDDQIQERKNVNELSREELIDIMKNAGLTGLGGAGFPTYIKYQTKSKIDTVIINAVECEPYLTSDYQFIIKFPEKMLKGATYMMRAAEADEVVVAYKAYNQKIEDELNKLTDKYPHVKLSPMKDVYPAGWEKYIVEQVTGKTYTGLPAEAGVIMNNAATAIVFADAVEQNIPLISRPVSITGEGIKEPKTFLVPLGTKVAELINQCGGYIDGLDPLQANYIAGGPMTGRAIFIDDLIVNDTLGAVIIKPFKTWDYPECLGCGKCADVCPVYLTPTEIKKAFDRKDVKLLGLLDANKCIECGLCSYVCPSHIEITEAVGKGKDLLRKGAK
- a CDS encoding RnfABCDGE type electron transport complex subunit D, with the protein product MARFAGGKAPFLRISDQGKNTNTIMRDFMIALLPVILFSWYKNGIQVYMDGNINFFEMLYPLLLILLGGFLSVLMEAIFFYITDKEHRSFSDVKKKLGTSYAAIPGLILGLLLPVYTPIWVLMVAAFMATIVGKMLFGGFGHNVFNPALLGYAVVGFTLSGFINDAGGVLNGSEVFIDSYAGATPLGVLAQFRNSGNPFTYQALVEPYGNLWNFFIGTIPGALGETSALAILLGGIYLAVRKIIKWYTPVVYIGTVFVLSWFIGMIAGDAGLWFPTYSILSGGVFFAAVFMITEPVTTPTNSLGKIIFALFLGVLTVLFRFVGNLPEGVGTSLILMNIFAIPIDTYSAIIRTKGFKKTTIPYASVLAGILLILLVYTLIASKNLYTALLPILSTWGVM
- a CDS encoding FMN-binding protein codes for the protein MKQFFNKNGMVLTLSAILLVIFVFGGMYSRYMSTQLDSHIEEYEQEQAEKEAEEALRKYRQSLIDLVDNGVELQDYTSSQVERLYATPETGVEYQPQLIEAYQVLNDSDQAIAVVYVIETIGRSEGVRVAYSISLETDQVTDIVVVSHNETTQVENDYYNLLDENFFNQFNNLDFNVVELGFDSVSGATSSSEAFETGLNYARVLYANDFDFEIPQPTIEFVFNSMVFNYDLSTITSFELVADVSFDGGNKQALIGFDTAYNFVQVLQGDTLTEDEQLAFASQAEAASTITEMVEVLAYDDDNQVITIKVFGFNKNGITLDVQLNASGTSVTSISMVSTSENYDSEYYGGYDGDPAPAVEDAYINEFNTNGTVLDAVAGATRTSEAMTAAVEWAKNFGASSGVVDVSVDAFDFNYDLTTLVDYPFVADITFDSDKQATILVGADYNYGGLVSGIEPGQDVINALTDPLEAANSIDDMVDIISYDSTNHTIEILVFGFNRDGITLLAQLNNDESLVESVSIVTTKENYDSEYYGGYDGDPAPAVENGFINQYNTDGTIIDGVAGATRTSNAMTAALEWLNTFMNGGN
- a CDS encoding FMN-binding protein: MNKGLISGLVLLTLGLVCGLLLAVVNGFTEERIEQEELRLKFEAIEEFYTISEYTLDLVELGGGESIYVLRKADVIEHLVYSLKAQGYGDEVEMLVAVNSDLSIEGYTVTYQNESPGIGTKIVGNDFNYSQATDLSTFDSISGATVSSTAVKTIFTEVADRVEADFGGALNE
- the rsxE gene encoding electron transport complex subunit RsxE, translating into MNKSENFLKGLFKENPLFVGLLGMCPSLAVTTSVENALGMTIAVVFVLVLSNLLISLIMSNKKLAELVKPVRIPVYIVVIATLVTVVEMLMHAYLISLYKSLGIFIPLIVVNCIILGRAEAFASENKPMDSMIDGLGMALGFGLAIFTVSIFREFLGTGLLTIWGDLQINLNFIFDFLRISPIGMFTQPAGAFITLGFILATLAAVQASKQAKNQAKEVKANV
- a CDS encoding electron transport complex protein RnfA, which gives rise to MSNLIALAFSAFILQNIILTQFLGICPFIGVSTKRSSALGMGMAVIFVMLISSTVTWFLYHQVLVNLEMTYMRTIVFILVIAALVQMVETFLKKVSPALYKALGIYLPLITTNCAVLGVAVLNITNEHGFVEMLVYTAFIGIGFLFVMYIFSMIREKLDFAPVPKAFKGTPIALIVAAILAIIFTRFGGLIEWLL